In bacterium, a genomic segment contains:
- a CDS encoding carboxymuconolactone decarboxylase family protein, which produces MDEKLRIAFGDGPVLNIFRTLAHHPDLLRRWLVFGNHVMAKSTLPPREREIVILRIGFLCRAGYEWGQHVVIGKGSGLTDDEIAAIAEGPGAESWGELDRALLEATDELHGDAFISDATWQTLGKHLETQQLMDVVFAVGQYNLVSMALNTLGVQPEPGLPKLPDA; this is translated from the coding sequence ATGGACGAGAAGCTGCGCATCGCGTTTGGTGATGGTCCGGTCCTGAATATCTTCCGCACCCTGGCCCACCATCCGGATCTGTTGCGCCGTTGGCTCGTCTTCGGCAACCACGTGATGGCCAAATCGACGCTTCCTCCGCGAGAGCGTGAGATCGTCATCCTTCGGATCGGTTTCCTGTGCCGCGCTGGCTACGAGTGGGGCCAGCATGTCGTCATCGGCAAGGGGAGCGGGCTGACGGATGACGAGATCGCTGCGATCGCCGAGGGCCCGGGCGCCGAGAGCTGGGGCGAGCTGGATCGCGCGCTGCTCGAGGCGACGGACGAACTGCATGGCGATGCGTTCATCAGCGACGCGACCTGGCAGACACTGGGCAAGCACCTCGAAACCCAACAGCTGATGGACGTGGTGTTCGCGGTCGGTCAATACAACCTGGTATCGATGGCGCTGAATACCCTGGGCGTGCAACCGGAGCCCGGCCTGCCGAAGCTCCCGGACGCGTGA
- a CDS encoding SDR family oxidoreductase: MSGRLAGKVAVVVGAGQTPGDTIGNGRATAILFAREGATVVAVDRELATAEDTVAMILEEGGHASAYAADATREDEVEALIAACKNQHGRIDILHNNVGIGGGDAGPAHVTEEAWDRILGVNLKSAVFPCKHVLPVMREQGGGSIINISSIAAVCSAGIVAYKTSKAGLNAYTQALAIGNAEHGIRANVIMPGLMNTPMAIEGISKGLGIPKEDLIRGRDAMVPLGAKMGTAWDIAHAAVFLASDEASFITGAVLPVDGGQSARIG; this comes from the coding sequence GTGAGCGGGAGACTCGCGGGAAAAGTGGCCGTGGTGGTCGGCGCCGGGCAGACGCCGGGCGATACCATCGGCAACGGGCGCGCCACGGCGATCCTGTTTGCCCGGGAAGGTGCGACCGTCGTGGCCGTCGATCGCGAACTGGCGACCGCCGAAGACACGGTGGCGATGATTCTCGAAGAGGGCGGCCACGCGAGCGCATACGCGGCGGACGCCACCCGGGAAGACGAGGTCGAGGCCCTCATCGCGGCGTGCAAGAACCAGCACGGCCGAATCGACATCCTGCACAACAACGTCGGGATTGGCGGAGGGGACGCGGGGCCGGCCCACGTGACCGAGGAAGCCTGGGATCGGATCCTCGGCGTCAACCTCAAGAGCGCCGTGTTCCCGTGCAAGCACGTCCTGCCCGTGATGCGCGAACAGGGCGGCGGTTCGATCATCAATATCTCGTCGATTGCGGCGGTCTGCTCCGCGGGAATCGTGGCCTACAAGACCTCGAAGGCCGGATTGAATGCCTACACCCAGGCTCTGGCGATCGGGAATGCGGAGCACGGAATCCGGGCGAACGTCATCATGCCGGGCTTGATGAACACCCCGATGGCGATCGAAGGGATTTCGAAGGGGCTGGGCATTCCCAAGGAGGACTTGATCCGGGGGCGGGATGCGATGGTGCCCTTGGGGGCGAAGATGGGCACCGCCTGGGATATCGCGCACGCGGCCGTCTTCCT